DNA sequence from the Cronobacter turicensis z3032 genome:
ATCAGCGTGATGCATGAAAACTTTATCGGCGCGCTGTTCGTGGCGCCTGATTGCGAGGGACAAGGCATCGGCACCGCGCTGCTGACGCAGGTGCAGTCGCAGTACGATACCCTGAATCTTGAGGTCTATCAGAAAAACACCCGGGCGGTGAATTTCTATCACGCCCGGGGTTTCCGTATTGAAGAGAGCGCGTGGCAGGAAGAGACCGGCCACCCGACCTGGATTATGCGCTGGCAGGCGGATCAAACGCCGTAACGTCCGGCGCGGGCCCGCTGTACTTCTCCACACGCACCAGCGACGAGTTCGCCGCGCAGCCGTTGCCAAGTCGGGAAGTGGGGATATCGCGCGTCAGCACGTTCACCGCGCCGTTTTTGCAAAGCCCCTGCTGGTTCCAGTCGAAATCGGGCCATGCGCCCTGATGCAGGCAAATCACGCCCGGCTTAATGCCGTCCGTCACCACGGCGCCTGCCAGCACCTGGCCGCGCGCGTTCCACACCCGCACCAGATCGCCGTGGGCGATGCCGCGTTTACGGGCATCGTCCGGGTGCAGCGTCACCGGCTCGCGCCCGGCTACCGCGTAGCGCTCGCGAAGCGTGGAATAATTAAGCTGGCTGTGCAGACGGTGCGCCGGGTGCGACGAGAGCAGTTGCAGCTCGTCCGGCTGCGCGTTGCCGAGCCACTCGTCCGGCTCAAGCCAGGTCGGGTGCGGCGGGCAGTCGGCATAGCCGAAGCGGGCAATGCGCTCTGAGTAGATCTCGATTTTACCGCTCGGCGTGCTGAGCGGGTTTGCCGCCGGATCGTCGCGAAACGCGCCAAAGCGAACAAATTCGGCGTTTTTCGGGTTCTCCGGCATCTCGATTATCTCATTCGCCGCCCAGAAATCGGCGAAATCCGGCAGCGTCACCTGCTGCGCCGCGCCGCGCTCGCGGGCGATGTTGTAGAAAGTTTCCAGCCACTCCAGCTCGCTTTTGCCTTCGGTGAAACGCGACTGTCCGCCGGTTTCCCAGCGCTCTGACAGCTCAGCGAAAATATCGAAGTCATTACGCGCTTCATACTGCGGCGGCACGACCTGTTTCATCGGCACCATATGCTGGTTGCTGTAGTCGCCGGTCATGGTCATGTCATTGCGCTCAAATGACGTGGTCACCGGCAGCACGATATCGGCGTGCCTGGCCGCCGCCGTCCAGAAGCATTCCGAAATCACCACCAGCTCTGGCTTCTGCCACGCCTTAATCAGGCGGTGCGTCTCCTGATGATGCGTAAAGTTGGCGCCGCCCGCCCACCAGATAAAACGAATATCCGGGAAAATGCGCTGCTGACCATTGTGCGGGTATTCGCCGCCAGGGTTTTCCAGCGCTTCGACAATGCGCGCCACCGGGATTTTATCGACGGCCTCAATGCCGCCTTCCACACTGCCCTGCATCGAGGCCAGCACAGCCGCGCGGCGCGTCGGGTTGCCGCCGTTGGCGAAGTGATAAGAGAGCCCGAAGCCGCCGCCCGGCAGGCCAATCTGGCCGAGCATGGCCGCGAGCGTCACCAGCATCCAGTGTTTCTGCTCGCCATACTGCTGGCGCTGCATGCCCCAGCCCGCCATCAGTATGGTGCGGTTCTGGCTGAACAGGCGGGCCAGCTCGCGGATGGTCGTCGCGTCGACGCCGCAAATCGCTGCCGCCCAGTCGGCGTCTTTCGGCGTGCCGTCGCGCTCGCCGGTCAGGTAGGCCGCAAACTGCGCATAACCGTGCGTGCAGGCGGTGAGGAAGTCGTTATCCTGCCAGCCGTTTTCCACCAGCGTATGGGCGATGCCGAGCATCAGCGCCACGTCGGTGCCCATGTGCGGGGCTATCCATTCCATGCGCTCGCCAAAGAAATCGGCGGTTTCCGGGCGCATCGGGTTGATGCAGATAAGTTTTTTGCCGCTCTCTTTGAGCTTCTCGAAATAGCCGATGCCTTGTTCGTCAGAGGCGTTCCAGGCGATTTTCAGCGTATTGAGCGGGTTGGCGCTCCACAGCACCACCACGTCGCTGTGCTCCAGCACCAGCGGCCAGCTGGTCTGCTGCTGATAGACTTCGTTGCCGCCCACCACGTAGGGCATGATCACCTGCGCGGCGCCCGTGGAGTAATCGCCCAGATGGCCGGTGTAGCCGCCCGCGAGACTCATGTAGCGTTGCAGGAGCGTGGCGGCTTTATGCAGCACGCCGTTGGAGCGCCAGCCGTAGGAGCCGGCGAAAATCGACGACGGGCCGTAGCTTTCGCGAATGCGCCGGTGCTGCTGGTCAATCAGACGCAGCGCGTCA
Encoded proteins:
- the yiaC gene encoding Uncharacterized N-acetyltransferase yiaC, with translation MIRAQRPSDRKAILTLWLASTTAGHPFIQPDYWRASLPIVRDVYLPGAWTWVEEKDGALRGFISVMHENFIGALFVAPDCEGQGIGTALLTQVQSQYDTLNLEVYQKNTRAVNFYHARGFRIEESAWQEETGHPTWIMRWQADQTP
- the bisC gene encoding Biotin sulfoxide reductase, whose amino-acid sequence is MANPSALKRIVTAAHWGPMVVETDGETVLSSQGALPTRHPNSLQTAVPDQVHSKARVRYPMARKGFLASPDRPQGVRGQDEFVRISWDDALRLIDQQHRRIRESYGPSSIFAGSYGWRSNGVLHKAATLLQRYMSLAGGYTGHLGDYSTGAAQVIMPYVVGGNEVYQQQTSWPLVLEHSDVVVLWSANPLNTLKIAWNASDEQGIGYFEKLKESGKKLICINPMRPETADFFGERMEWIAPHMGTDVALMLGIAHTLVENGWQDNDFLTACTHGYAQFAAYLTGERDGTPKDADWAAAICGVDATTIRELARLFSQNRTILMAGWGMQRQQYGEQKHWMLVTLAAMLGQIGLPGGGFGLSYHFANGGNPTRRAAVLASMQGSVEGGIEAVDKIPVARIVEALENPGGEYPHNGQQRIFPDIRFIWWAGGANFTHHQETHRLIKAWQKPELVVISECFWTAAARHADIVLPVTTSFERNDMTMTGDYSNQHMVPMKQVVPPQYEARNDFDIFAELSERWETGGQSRFTEGKSELEWLETFYNIARERGAAQQVTLPDFADFWAANEIIEMPENPKNAEFVRFGAFRDDPAANPLSTPSGKIEIYSERIARFGYADCPPHPTWLEPDEWLGNAQPDELQLLSSHPAHRLHSQLNYSTLRERYAVAGREPVTLHPDDARKRGIAHGDLVRVWNARGQVLAGAVVTDGIKPGVICLHQGAWPDFDWNQQGLCKNGAVNVLTRDIPTSRLGNGCAANSSLVRVEKYSGPAPDVTAFDPPASA